Proteins from a single region of Luteolibacter arcticus:
- a CDS encoding NUDIX hydrolase: protein MTEPETLFETRWLGLYRIGHWDFAKRPNADAAVGILAVTPDDEVVLIEQFRIPVQRKVIEIPAGLVGDEDEFRGEDLAATAGRELLEETGYRAGKIELLLASPTSAGMTSELSHLFFATDLVKEHDGGGTEHEDIKVHLVPRRELRAWLKEKEAAGYLLDFKIHAALWAAGI from the coding sequence ATGACGGAACCCGAGACTTTGTTTGAAACCCGCTGGCTGGGCCTTTACCGGATCGGCCACTGGGATTTTGCCAAGCGACCGAACGCCGACGCTGCGGTCGGGATCCTGGCCGTGACGCCGGACGACGAGGTCGTTTTGATCGAGCAGTTCCGGATTCCGGTGCAGCGCAAGGTCATCGAAATCCCGGCGGGCCTGGTAGGGGATGAGGATGAATTCCGCGGGGAAGATCTTGCGGCGACGGCGGGGCGCGAGCTGTTGGAGGAGACGGGCTACCGCGCCGGAAAGATCGAGCTGCTATTGGCCTCGCCGACGTCGGCGGGGATGACATCGGAGCTGAGCCACCTGTTTTTCGCGACGGATCTGGTGAAGGAGCACGATGGCGGCGGCACCGAGCACGAGGACATCAAGGTGCACCTCGTGCCGCGCCGCGAGCTGCGGGCGTGGCTGAAGGAGAAGGAAGCCGCAGGCTATCTGCTAGATTTCAAGATCCACGCGGCGCTTTGGGCAGCGGGGATTTAA
- a CDS encoding MBL fold metallo-hydrolase, with protein sequence MRFIVLGSGSGGNATVVEAGGMRLLVDAGLSAKQLTDRMKASGIEPASISAVLLTHEHGDHVRGLRVLMKQLSAPIYATPSTTRLIRDGGIEAGSWKIFESGAQFHFNGLSVQSFAVPHDAVEPVGFVFRHEEKSFGLLSDTGHVTKLISERLRGVNALFVEANYDDALLEADTKRPWSTKQRISSRHGHLSNAQTAALVADLAANGLRRVVLGHLSRDCNCPVAAATAVRGSLASVEIVCAEQDRTCGWWD encoded by the coding sequence GTGCGGTTCATCGTTCTGGGCAGCGGCAGCGGGGGGAATGCGACGGTCGTCGAGGCCGGCGGCATGCGCCTGCTTGTCGATGCCGGACTTTCGGCCAAGCAACTGACCGACCGGATGAAGGCCAGCGGCATTGAGCCCGCCAGCATCAGCGCCGTCCTGCTGACCCATGAGCACGGCGACCACGTCCGCGGCCTGCGTGTGCTGATGAAGCAACTGTCCGCTCCGATCTACGCCACTCCATCCACCACCCGACTGATTCGTGACGGCGGTATCGAGGCCGGTTCGTGGAAAATCTTCGAATCCGGCGCCCAGTTCCACTTTAACGGCCTGTCCGTCCAATCATTTGCCGTACCGCACGATGCGGTGGAGCCGGTCGGCTTCGTCTTCCGCCACGAGGAGAAATCCTTCGGCCTGTTGAGCGACACCGGCCACGTCACCAAGCTCATTTCGGAGCGCCTCCGCGGCGTCAACGCGTTGTTTGTGGAGGCGAACTACGACGACGCCCTGCTGGAGGCGGACACCAAGCGCCCATGGTCCACCAAGCAGCGGATTTCCTCGCGCCACGGCCACCTTTCCAATGCCCAGACGGCCGCCTTGGTCGCCGACCTGGCTGCCAACGGCCTGCGCCGGGTGGTTCTCGGCCACCTCAGCCGCGACTGCAATTGTCCGGTCGCCGCCGCCACGGCGGTGAGAGGAAGTCTTGCGAGCGTGGAAATCGTCTGCGCCGAACAGGACCGGACTTGCGGCTGGTGGGATTAA
- a CDS encoding phage holin family protein — MSDAPDPEARPASSWRKSAVEFVSARMELLALESREAGQQAARKGVMAGIVAGCAMTAWLAGVAGLIGWVAAAGDFPWHFVALGAAVLNLVIAGIIVAVLRRPTPPMFSISKAELLKDRQWLLNLKDKP; from the coding sequence ATGAGTGATGCCCCCGATCCCGAGGCCCGGCCGGCCTCATCCTGGCGAAAGTCCGCCGTGGAGTTTGTCTCCGCACGGATGGAACTTCTCGCCTTGGAGTCCCGCGAGGCAGGTCAGCAAGCAGCCCGGAAGGGCGTGATGGCCGGGATCGTCGCCGGCTGTGCGATGACCGCTTGGCTTGCTGGTGTGGCCGGCTTGATCGGCTGGGTTGCCGCTGCGGGCGACTTTCCGTGGCACTTCGTCGCACTTGGAGCCGCCGTGCTGAATCTGGTCATCGCGGGGATCATCGTGGCGGTGCTGCGCCGCCCGACACCGCCGATGTTTTCGATTTCCAAAGCTGAACTGCTCAAGGACCGCCAATGGCTGCTGAACCTGAAAGACAAGCCCTGA
- a CDS encoding sulfatase-like hydrolase/transferase — protein MKLTALLSFLPLALIAAEKPNIVLIYADDLGFGDVSCNGATAVQTPNIDRIAKEGINFTAGYATSATCTPSRFSLLTGKYAWRQEGTGILPGDAALIIDPAQPTLPGALKKAGYRTGVVGKWHLGLGGQEGVNWNQPIERSPNAVGFDFSHIMAATGDRVPCVYVEDGKVVNLDPADPIEVSYKTPFPGLPTGVSHRQDLKLDWSHGHNMAVINGIGRIGYMKGGTKALWKDEDMADHFSAQAVRFIRESKDKPFFLYFALHDPHVPRVPHPRFVGKTTMGPRGDVIVQADWQVGEVLKALDELRLAENTLVVLTSDNGPVIDDGYKDEAVKELGTHKPAGPFRGGKYSLYEGGTRVPTIARWPARVKPGKTSAAVISQIDFPKTFAAIAGAEASFPDSHDLSAALLGESEKGRDEVIEHAGQLAIRSGDWKFIPAGQGAKRSKATDTELGNEPTGQLFDLSKDPGEKTNVATAHPEKVAELKAKLEAVR, from the coding sequence GTGAAACTGACTGCTTTACTCTCCTTCCTTCCCCTCGCGCTGATCGCGGCGGAGAAGCCGAACATCGTCCTGATCTACGCGGACGACTTGGGATTCGGCGATGTCTCGTGCAATGGCGCGACCGCCGTGCAGACGCCGAACATCGACCGCATCGCCAAGGAAGGGATCAATTTCACCGCCGGCTACGCGACCTCCGCGACCTGCACTCCGTCTCGCTTTTCCCTGCTCACCGGCAAATACGCGTGGCGCCAGGAGGGCACCGGGATCTTGCCCGGCGATGCCGCGCTGATCATCGATCCCGCCCAACCGACGCTGCCGGGAGCACTGAAGAAGGCGGGCTATCGCACCGGCGTCGTCGGCAAGTGGCACCTCGGTCTCGGCGGCCAGGAAGGCGTGAATTGGAACCAGCCGATCGAACGGTCGCCGAATGCCGTCGGCTTCGACTTCTCCCACATCATGGCCGCCACCGGCGATCGCGTGCCCTGCGTGTATGTCGAGGATGGCAAGGTGGTGAACCTCGACCCCGCCGACCCGATCGAAGTCTCCTACAAGACCCCCTTCCCCGGTCTGCCGACGGGTGTCAGCCATCGCCAGGACCTGAAGCTCGACTGGAGCCACGGCCACAACATGGCGGTGATCAATGGCATCGGCCGGATCGGCTACATGAAAGGCGGCACCAAGGCCCTGTGGAAGGACGAGGACATGGCCGACCATTTCTCAGCGCAGGCGGTGCGATTCATCCGCGAATCTAAGGACAAGCCGTTCTTCCTCTACTTCGCCCTTCACGATCCCCACGTCCCGCGGGTCCCCCACCCGCGCTTCGTCGGCAAGACCACCATGGGACCGCGCGGCGACGTCATCGTCCAAGCCGACTGGCAGGTCGGCGAGGTGCTCAAGGCACTGGATGAGCTCAGGCTCGCAGAGAACACGCTGGTCGTCCTCACCAGCGACAATGGCCCGGTCATCGACGACGGCTACAAGGATGAGGCCGTGAAGGAACTGGGCACCCACAAGCCCGCGGGGCCATTCCGCGGCGGCAAGTACAGCCTCTACGAAGGCGGCACCCGCGTGCCCACCATCGCCCGCTGGCCGGCCCGCGTGAAGCCCGGCAAGACCAGCGCTGCCGTGATCAGCCAGATCGATTTCCCGAAGACCTTCGCCGCCATCGCCGGCGCGGAGGCAAGCTTCCCGGACAGTCACGACTTGTCGGCAGCCCTGCTCGGCGAGTCGGAAAAGGGTCGCGACGAAGTCATCGAGCACGCCGGCCAACTCGCCATCCGGTCCGGTGACTGGAAGTTCATCCCCGCGGGTCAGGGCGCGAAGCGCAGCAAGGCCACCGACACCGAACTCGGCAACGAGCCCACCGGCCAGCTCTTCGACCTCTCCAAGGATCCCGGCGAGAAGACCAATGTCGCAACGGCTCATCCCGAGAAAGTCGCCGAACTGAAGGCGAAGCTGGAAGCGGTTCGCTGA
- the thiS gene encoding sulfur carrier protein ThiS, with protein sequence MNLVINGSSRSFDAAAFTVSSLLDALGLGGKPVVVELDREPVFPADYAITAVGNGANIEIVTIAAGG encoded by the coding sequence ATGAACCTCGTCATCAACGGCAGTTCCCGCAGTTTCGACGCGGCCGCCTTCACCGTTTCCTCGCTGCTTGATGCCCTCGGCCTCGGTGGCAAGCCGGTCGTCGTGGAACTCGACCGTGAGCCGGTCTTTCCCGCCGACTACGCCATCACCGCGGTGGGCAATGGCGCGAACATCGAGATCGTGACCATCGCGGCGGGAGGGTAG
- a CDS encoding AsmA-like C-terminal region-containing protein gives MRRIRIIHKVRTLLALLVFAGLLAAAGALWWANQTGLPDSWRGEIEKALAKQGLHADIAGLRYWPLQGVEADEVTIYGDATHQRVLARLREVMVDVDRTKLARGEVRVERLDLKGGSLSLPADPEDPQSKVLEVENASGRVLMPGGRRFEVINAKGEVKGIQLEFEALILGYRQRPPGTPFENEQARAYRRKQLTRVIDLLDPWQFDAAAPPVIRLRVEGDLDDPKTVRADVFVKSGALEHGGVSLKKFEAKGEMRGRLLVLESLHLEDEGGSLAGRMEYDMADRSGRFEANSNLELPVLLKEFDAPGWLDQVSFQARPQLSARGDFKWPENGKPSIHVTGHLMAEHLRFQGHSASRVETDVAWNGANVFLDNLVVTRPDGTLRGRLLAKPDMIRYDVSTDLRMGVWQGFFDKHPLGKVLADFKDRDDTKVDAHVTGRINRNDKHDWTAKGEVRATHMAYKGTPFREGSVKMNLNHDFLDFTEGEVEFDYANYAMRKEHGGPMTGRAKVERVRWDREPATITLDGIEGNFWPAPVLRCFLPKVADNLEEYRFHTTPKLSGGGVIGLFERGSGKTDFRVNGSTAGLVSYRFVGKDLLLSGLKTKVQVKPRMTEVRDLTFDLFDGPVRGKFDILPGEGRTRVKGELDWTRLSMPELSAACGFEKKAKGFVTGRIEFDHHGEAAAGLNGEGLIALEEGELFAVPIFGPLSPVLSAVLASRKAGFQEAKDAFCTFSVKEGVMRTDDFLTTTPSLVFTGDATADLNRLTLEMTIRMNARGLLGVITLPLKPFYGLFQFRGIGPLKEPKWDNVMFTSPPESEKERLLAPPRARDVRPVEAR, from the coding sequence GTGAGGCGCATCCGCATCATTCACAAAGTCCGGACGTTGCTGGCGCTGCTGGTGTTCGCCGGGCTGCTGGCGGCGGCGGGTGCCCTGTGGTGGGCGAATCAGACCGGTCTGCCGGATTCGTGGCGCGGCGAGATCGAAAAGGCGCTGGCAAAGCAGGGGCTGCACGCGGACATCGCGGGTCTGCGATACTGGCCGCTGCAGGGGGTCGAGGCCGATGAGGTGACGATCTATGGAGACGCGACCCACCAGCGGGTGCTGGCACGGTTGCGGGAGGTCATGGTGGATGTGGATCGGACCAAGCTGGCGCGCGGCGAAGTCCGCGTGGAGCGCTTGGATTTGAAGGGCGGATCGCTGTCGCTGCCGGCCGATCCGGAGGACCCACAGTCGAAGGTGCTGGAAGTGGAGAATGCCAGCGGCCGGGTGCTGATGCCGGGGGGGCGGCGCTTCGAGGTGATCAATGCCAAGGGCGAGGTCAAAGGGATCCAACTGGAGTTTGAAGCGCTGATTCTGGGCTACCGCCAGCGGCCGCCGGGCACGCCGTTCGAGAACGAACAGGCACGTGCCTACCGGCGCAAACAACTGACCCGCGTGATTGATCTGTTAGACCCGTGGCAGTTCGATGCCGCCGCGCCGCCGGTGATCCGGCTACGGGTGGAAGGCGATCTGGATGACCCGAAGACGGTGCGCGCCGATGTCTTCGTGAAAAGCGGGGCCTTGGAGCATGGTGGCGTGTCCCTGAAAAAGTTCGAAGCGAAGGGCGAGATGCGCGGCCGCTTGCTGGTGCTGGAGTCGCTGCATCTGGAGGACGAAGGCGGGTCCCTGGCGGGCCGAATGGAATACGACATGGCGGACCGGTCGGGACGCTTCGAGGCGAATTCGAATCTGGAATTGCCGGTTCTTTTGAAGGAGTTCGATGCGCCGGGCTGGCTCGATCAGGTGAGCTTCCAGGCGCGGCCACAGCTATCGGCGCGGGGCGACTTCAAGTGGCCGGAGAACGGCAAGCCATCGATCCATGTGACCGGGCACCTGATGGCGGAGCACCTCCGCTTCCAAGGGCACTCGGCGTCGCGGGTGGAGACCGATGTCGCATGGAATGGCGCGAATGTGTTCCTCGACAATTTGGTGGTGACACGGCCGGACGGCACGCTCCGCGGGCGTCTGCTCGCGAAGCCGGACATGATTCGCTACGACGTCTCGACGGACTTGCGGATGGGCGTGTGGCAGGGCTTCTTCGACAAGCATCCGCTGGGGAAGGTGCTCGCGGATTTCAAGGACCGGGACGACACCAAGGTCGACGCGCACGTGACCGGACGCATCAACCGGAATGACAAGCACGACTGGACCGCGAAGGGCGAAGTGCGGGCGACCCACATGGCCTACAAGGGCACGCCATTTCGCGAGGGGAGTGTGAAGATGAACCTCAATCACGACTTCCTGGATTTCACCGAAGGCGAGGTGGAATTCGACTACGCGAACTACGCCATGAGGAAGGAGCACGGCGGCCCCATGACCGGTCGTGCGAAGGTCGAGCGAGTGCGTTGGGACCGCGAGCCGGCGACAATCACGCTGGACGGGATCGAGGGGAATTTCTGGCCGGCACCGGTGCTCCGCTGCTTCTTGCCCAAGGTGGCCGATAATTTGGAGGAGTATCGCTTCCACACCACGCCGAAGTTGAGCGGGGGAGGTGTGATCGGGCTTTTCGAGCGCGGCTCGGGGAAGACGGATTTCCGCGTGAATGGCAGCACCGCGGGACTGGTGTCCTACCGCTTTGTGGGCAAGGATCTGCTGCTCTCCGGCCTGAAGACGAAGGTCCAGGTAAAGCCCCGCATGACGGAGGTGCGGGACCTGACCTTCGACCTGTTCGATGGACCGGTCAGAGGGAAATTCGACATCCTGCCGGGTGAAGGCCGGACGCGGGTGAAGGGGGAGCTGGACTGGACCCGGCTGAGCATGCCGGAGCTATCGGCGGCTTGCGGGTTCGAGAAAAAGGCCAAGGGATTTGTCACGGGACGGATTGAGTTCGACCACCATGGCGAAGCGGCGGCAGGCTTGAACGGGGAGGGGTTGATCGCCTTGGAGGAGGGCGAGTTGTTCGCCGTGCCGATTTTCGGTCCGCTGTCGCCGGTGCTGTCAGCGGTATTGGCCAGCCGGAAGGCGGGATTTCAGGAGGCCAAGGATGCGTTTTGTACTTTCAGCGTGAAGGAGGGGGTGATGCGCACCGACGATTTCCTGACGACCACGCCCTCGCTGGTGTTCACGGGGGACGCGACCGCCGACCTGAACCGGCTGACCTTGGAAATGACGATTCGGATGAATGCGCGCGGCCTGCTGGGGGTGATCACCCTGCCGCTAAAGCCATTTTACGGGCTCTTCCAGTTCCGCGGCATCGGGCCGCTGAAGGAGCCGAAGTGGGACAATGTGATGTTCACCTCGCCGCCGGAAAGCGAGAAGGAGCGCCTGCTGGCACCTCCGCGGGCACGCGATGTGAGGCCGGTGGAGGCGCGTTGA
- a CDS encoding acetyl-CoA carboxylase carboxyltransferase subunit alpha — protein MQLLEFEKPIAELERELEKLRLKAVSQDIDMSADIASMEAKLAETRQTIYNNLTPWQRVQIARHTQRPFMLDYIALAFTDFCELHGDRRIGDDHSMPGGFARIAGRRVVVIGHQKGRNTKENLHRNFGSAHPEGYRKALRLMKLAEKFGLPVIAMIDTPGAYPGIGAEERNIAEAIAYNLREMMLLKVPVIAVVLGEGGSGGALGIGVADRVLMLENAYYSVISPEGCAAILWKHRKHAPDAAEAMKLAAPDLLKLGLVDGVIAEPNGGAHHDHTGTAAALSEAILSNLDELSKLTTAQLLDARYAKFRSFGEWEGK, from the coding sequence ATGCAACTGTTGGAATTCGAAAAGCCGATCGCCGAGCTTGAACGCGAGCTGGAAAAACTCCGCCTCAAAGCGGTCTCACAGGATATCGACATGTCCGCCGATATTGCCAGCATGGAGGCCAAGTTGGCTGAAACCCGCCAGACGATCTATAACAACCTGACCCCTTGGCAACGCGTGCAGATCGCCCGTCATACCCAGCGGCCCTTCATGCTCGACTACATCGCCCTCGCCTTCACCGATTTCTGTGAACTGCACGGCGACCGGCGGATTGGCGATGACCACTCGATGCCCGGCGGCTTTGCCCGCATCGCTGGCCGTCGAGTGGTGGTCATCGGCCACCAGAAAGGCCGCAATACCAAGGAAAACCTCCATCGCAACTTCGGCAGCGCCCATCCCGAAGGCTACCGCAAGGCCCTCCGCCTGATGAAGCTCGCCGAGAAATTCGGCCTGCCGGTCATCGCGATGATCGACACCCCCGGCGCCTACCCCGGCATCGGCGCGGAGGAGCGGAACATTGCCGAAGCGATCGCCTACAACCTTCGGGAGATGATGCTGCTCAAGGTCCCGGTCATCGCCGTGGTTCTCGGTGAAGGAGGCTCCGGCGGAGCCCTCGGCATCGGCGTGGCCGACCGCGTGCTGATGTTGGAAAACGCCTACTACTCGGTGATCAGCCCGGAAGGCTGCGCCGCCATCCTTTGGAAGCACCGCAAGCACGCACCCGACGCGGCGGAGGCAATGAAGCTCGCGGCTCCGGATCTTTTGAAGCTCGGTCTGGTTGACGGCGTGATCGCCGAGCCGAATGGCGGCGCTCACCACGACCATACCGGCACTGCAGCCGCCCTGAGCGAAGCGATCCTGTCGAATCTCGACGAACTGAGCAAGCTGACCACCGCGCAACTCCTCGACGCGCGCTACGCCAAGTTCCGCTCCTTCGGTGAGTGGGAAGGCAAGTGA
- a CDS encoding acyl carrier protein: MSEKSIEDRVKDIIVDQLGVNADQVTLEAKFIEDLGADSLDTVELVMAFEEEFEIEVPDEEAEKLQSVGDVVTYIKSQS, translated from the coding sequence ATGTCAGAAAAGAGCATCGAAGACCGCGTGAAGGACATCATCGTCGACCAGCTCGGCGTCAACGCCGACCAGGTGACCCTGGAGGCCAAGTTCATCGAAGACCTCGGTGCCGACTCCCTTGACACGGTCGAACTGGTGATGGCCTTCGAAGAAGAGTTCGAAATCGAAGTCCCGGACGAAGAAGCTGAGAAGCTCCAGTCCGTGGGCGATGTGGTGACCTACATCAAGTCCCAGAGCTGA
- the thiH gene encoding 2-iminoacetate synthase ThiH has translation MSFSAHFAAALERKSPLLRRFERLIAPASDRDLEALARESQRLTRHHFGRTMRLFAPLYVSNECVNNCSYCGFSRDNGILRVTLTVEQVVREARYLHGLGFRNILLVAGEHPKFVSDGYLQECIDAIKGLFPTVGLEVGPMEDDQYAEIVQHGAEGLVVYQETYHRESYVRLHTAGPKKNFDWRLDCPERAYAGGFRRIGIGALFGLADWRHEALSLAAHLEYLYKHCWKAQFTVAFPRMKPYAGNYQYQPDPDFYLSDRVLVQLVAAFRVCFPQVGIVLSTREPAALRDSLAPLGVTHMSAGARTEPGGYTGAGSDDLHLTVKGRRVELEKVTGCEKATEQFKIDDTRSAAEVAAMLRVKQLDPVWKDWDESILAH, from the coding sequence GTGAGTTTTTCCGCCCATTTCGCCGCTGCCCTCGAACGCAAGTCCCCGCTGCTCCGCCGCTTCGAGCGGCTCATCGCGCCCGCCTCCGACCGTGATCTTGAGGCGCTGGCCCGGGAAAGCCAGCGGCTGACGCGCCATCACTTCGGCCGCACGATGCGCCTGTTCGCGCCGCTCTACGTCTCCAACGAGTGCGTGAACAACTGCTCCTACTGCGGCTTTTCCCGCGACAATGGCATCCTGCGGGTGACGCTGACCGTCGAGCAGGTCGTCCGCGAGGCGCGTTACCTTCACGGTCTCGGGTTCCGCAATATCCTGCTGGTCGCCGGCGAGCACCCGAAATTCGTCTCCGACGGCTATCTCCAGGAGTGCATCGACGCGATCAAGGGCCTCTTTCCGACCGTCGGCCTCGAAGTCGGTCCGATGGAGGACGACCAGTACGCCGAGATTGTCCAACACGGGGCCGAGGGGCTGGTGGTTTATCAGGAAACTTATCACCGGGAATCCTACGTCCGCCTGCACACCGCGGGGCCGAAGAAGAATTTCGATTGGCGGCTCGATTGCCCGGAGCGCGCCTACGCCGGTGGGTTCCGGCGCATCGGGATCGGCGCGCTGTTCGGCCTGGCCGATTGGCGGCACGAGGCGCTGTCGCTCGCCGCGCACCTCGAATACCTCTACAAGCACTGCTGGAAGGCGCAGTTCACCGTGGCCTTTCCGCGGATGAAGCCCTACGCGGGGAACTACCAGTATCAGCCGGACCCCGATTTTTACCTGTCGGATCGCGTGCTGGTTCAACTCGTCGCCGCTTTCCGAGTCTGCTTCCCGCAGGTGGGGATCGTCCTGTCCACCCGCGAGCCTGCGGCCCTTCGCGATTCCCTGGCGCCGCTCGGCGTGACCCACATGTCGGCCGGAGCCCGCACCGAGCCCGGCGGCTACACCGGTGCCGGCAGCGATGACCTTCACCTGACCGTGAAAGGCCGCCGTGTGGAGCTGGAGAAAGTCACCGGTTGCGAGAAGGCGACCGAGCAATTCAAGATCGACGACACCCGCAGCGCCGCGGAAGTCGCCGCGATGCTGCGGGTCAAGCAGCTCGATCCCGTGTGGAAGGATTGGGACGAGTCGATTCTGGCTCACTGA
- a CDS encoding DUF883 family protein, which produces MSDPFANAGSLDPEAGFTTGPSVGQAANDLRAAAGEKAKEFAHQAGDQAKAIKERAVETVQHFRDVASEKALAFKSAAADKAENLKTVASEKAREFRSVADDQWRETRVKAKELHITTEDYIRQHPTRCVLGALGVGFLIGLIARR; this is translated from the coding sequence ATGTCCGATCCATTTGCCAACGCCGGTTCCCTCGATCCTGAAGCGGGTTTCACCACTGGTCCGTCCGTCGGCCAAGCGGCCAACGACCTCCGCGCCGCCGCCGGTGAAAAGGCCAAGGAATTCGCCCATCAGGCGGGCGACCAAGCCAAGGCCATCAAGGAGCGCGCGGTCGAGACCGTGCAGCACTTCCGCGATGTCGCCAGCGAGAAGGCCCTCGCCTTCAAGAGCGCCGCGGCCGACAAGGCCGAGAACCTCAAGACCGTGGCCTCGGAAAAAGCCCGCGAATTCCGCAGTGTCGCGGACGATCAGTGGCGCGAGACCCGGGTGAAGGCCAAGGAACTGCACATCACCACCGAGGACTACATCCGCCAGCACCCGACCCGCTGCGTGCTCGGGGCGCTTGGCGTGGGCTTCCTCATCGGCCTGATTGCCCGCCGCTGA
- a CDS encoding LysM peptidoglycan-binding domain-containing protein has translation MRLWTLIKLVAGAVVLAVTVFTGLLVWHVQNEPLDGIFSELVPVQFDPKPVVALPEANADLPEIDPGAKVFEKAAELIAIGKLEEARERLRNVVSIYPRSKAAPEARRIVGEMNLDDLLSAVHMDGKAIHIVRPGESFLGIAAKHNTSLDCIMHLNGLMDLKGLQPSEELIVMPLELRVIVEPGRKALSLWKGGQFIKEYPLLSADVGSLKDGLTTKISSKSGLDGDRRVTPGMKDYRESEKVFSLEKTSLQIRSFRPAAKREDGDNPTTAPGFILSEEDAEELALLFRPGNEVEIRTTGP, from the coding sequence ATGCGTCTCTGGACCTTGATCAAACTGGTGGCGGGCGCGGTGGTCCTTGCGGTCACCGTCTTCACCGGCCTGCTGGTGTGGCATGTCCAAAACGAACCGCTGGACGGGATTTTCTCGGAGCTGGTGCCGGTGCAGTTCGACCCCAAGCCGGTGGTCGCGCTGCCCGAGGCAAACGCCGACCTGCCCGAAATCGACCCCGGCGCCAAGGTTTTCGAAAAGGCCGCCGAGCTGATTGCCATCGGGAAGCTCGAGGAGGCGCGTGAACGCCTTCGCAACGTCGTCAGCATTTACCCCCGCTCGAAGGCCGCGCCCGAGGCCCGTCGCATCGTCGGCGAGATGAACCTCGATGACCTGCTTTCCGCCGTGCACATGGACGGCAAGGCGATCCACATCGTGCGCCCCGGCGAGTCGTTCCTCGGCATCGCCGCCAAGCACAACACCTCGCTCGACTGCATCATGCATCTCAACGGGCTGATGGACCTCAAGGGCCTCCAGCCAAGCGAGGAACTCATCGTCATGCCGCTCGAACTGCGGGTGATCGTCGAGCCCGGCCGCAAGGCGCTTTCGCTGTGGAAGGGCGGCCAATTCATCAAGGAATATCCCCTGCTCTCCGCCGATGTCGGCTCGCTGAAGGACGGCCTGACGACCAAGATCTCCTCGAAGTCCGGACTCGACGGCGACCGGCGTGTCACTCCGGGCATGAAGGATTACCGCGAGTCCGAGAAGGTCTTCTCGCTCGAAAAGACCTCGCTCCAGATCCGCTCCTTCCGTCCCGCAGCCAAGCGCGAGGACGGCGACAATCCCACCACCGCCCCCGGCTTTATCCTCTCCGAGGAGGACGCCGAGGAACTCGCCCTGCTCTTCCGCCCCGGGAATGAGGTGGAAATCCGTACCACCGGCCCCTAG
- a CDS encoding type IV pilus twitching motility protein PilT — MSSEHRVLDHVDEYLRLGRQYDCSDVHLATAFPPAWRRFGQLLPIWHDHEPLAAEETERLARSFLGDKEWNRLQEKGDVDFAYSNPEGRFRASVVKQRLGYDMVFRIINTQLKTMEEINLPVEHLTPLTRYHNGLILVTGAVGSGKSTTLAALVDFINRDREDHILTLEDPIEYVFESKGCHVNQREVHTHTESFAKALRGALREDPDVIMVGEMRDLETISLALTAAETGHLVLGTLHTGNAPRTLDRVLDVFPVDQREQIRIMVSESLRGVLSQQLVPRADGNGRVMALELLVNTAAVSATIRDGKTFMLPGIMQTGKNVGMITMDESLRKLYIKGLITQEEALFRSEDKIQMRTFFQS, encoded by the coding sequence ATGTCGTCCGAACACCGCGTCCTAGATCACGTCGATGAATACCTCCGGCTGGGCCGGCAATACGATTGTTCCGACGTTCACCTTGCAACCGCTTTCCCGCCGGCGTGGCGCCGGTTCGGCCAGCTCCTGCCGATCTGGCATGACCACGAGCCGCTCGCCGCGGAGGAGACCGAGCGCCTTGCCCGCTCTTTCCTCGGAGACAAGGAATGGAACCGCCTCCAGGAGAAGGGTGACGTCGACTTCGCCTACTCGAATCCCGAGGGCCGCTTCCGCGCTTCCGTGGTCAAGCAGCGCCTCGGCTACGACATGGTTTTCCGGATCATCAACACGCAGCTCAAGACGATGGAGGAGATCAATCTCCCCGTGGAGCACTTGACGCCGCTGACCCGCTATCACAACGGCCTGATTCTCGTCACCGGTGCCGTCGGCTCCGGCAAATCGACGACGCTCGCGGCGCTCGTCGACTTCATCAATAGGGACCGCGAGGACCACATCCTGACGCTGGAAGACCCGATCGAGTATGTCTTCGAATCGAAGGGCTGCCACGTCAACCAACGCGAGGTGCACACCCATACCGAGTCGTTCGCCAAAGCCCTGCGTGGTGCTTTGCGGGAAGATCCGGACGTGATCATGGTGGGTGAAATGCGCGACCTCGAGACGATCTCGCTGGCGCTCACCGCGGCGGAGACCGGTCACTTGGTGCTCGGCACGCTCCACACCGGTAACGCACCCCGGACCCTTGACCGTGTGCTCGACGTGTTCCCGGTCGATCAGCGCGAACAGATCCGCATCATGGTCTCGGAGTCGCTGCGCGGCGTCCTATCCCAACAGCTCGTTCCGCGCGCCGATGGCAATGGACGGGTGATGGCGCTCGAGCTTCTGGTCAACACCGCCGCCGTCTCCGCGACCATCCGCGACGGCAAGACCTTCATGCTCCCGGGCATCATGCAGACCGGCAAGAACGTCGGCATGATCACCATGGACGAGTCCCTCCGCAAACTCTACATCAAGGGGTTGATCACGCAGGAAGAAGCGCTCTTCCGCAGCGAGGACAAGATCCAGATGCGCACTTTCTTCCAATCCTGA